From Saccopteryx leptura isolate mSacLep1 chromosome 3, mSacLep1_pri_phased_curated, whole genome shotgun sequence, one genomic window encodes:
- the PRDM2 gene encoding PR domain zinc finger protein 2 isoform X5 has protein sequence MGKCGKKKPQENKNKGNKTEDTPLKTSEPDSASANMRDSAEGSKEGDKKPSASAVGQTAVLQEEVGQDVLLGPVIPPPACEPQTGPDEKLEAAHCEVNDLEEDEEEDAEEDEELEEDGEEEGDTPNGSSAKEPEIRCDEKLEDLLEEPKNISKETLEDSPEVTPVIRILKTKEEANGDVFETLMFPCQHCERKFTTKQGLERHMHIHISTINHAFKCKYCGKAFGTQINRRRHERRHEAGLKRKPSLTLQPSEDPADGRASGDSVTPKGNSSPPSLGQDCLILSSEKASLEAVSSVVEENGDIKELHPCKYCKKVFGTHTNMRRHQRRVHERHLIPKGVRRKGGFLEEPRPPAEQAQPTQNIYVPSTEPEEEGEADDVYIMDISSNISENLNYYIDGKIQTSSSTSNCDVIEMESGSADLYGINCLLAPVTVEITQSIKTTQVSIPDELPKEPSSSTNSESKRRRTASPPVLPQIKAEAGPEPAAPSCSLSLPLGMPSAEAVSFHKEKGMYLSSKLKQLLQTQDKLSPPLGIPVAEIPKLGPLCVSAPASMLPVTSSRFKRRTSSPPSSPQHSPALRDFGKQSDGKAVWTDAVLNSKKPKLESHSSSPAWSLSGRDERETVSPPCFDEYKVSKEWATSSTFSHVCNQQPLDLSSGVKQKAEGMGKALVQWESVLDLSVHKKPCSDSEGKELRDSLMAQPACSTLKKKKPTTSMLQKVLLNEYNGMGVPGEHTPDMTRSSPSPRKAPDPQAELDLGPAAGLSAPPVESSLDVSPSPPSPAPPTPTLPAGQLPPLLIPTHPSSPPPCPPVLTVATPPPPLLPTIPLPEPCSGASPPPCPSPLSNAAAQSPLPILSPTVSPAASPLPPMEPLVSAASPGPPTLSSSSSSSSSSSSSSSSSFSSSSSSSSSPSPPPLSAVSSVVSSGDNLEASLPMMSLKQEELENEDQKPREEPQSAVEQNVVQETFSRTFVCNVCESPFLSIKDLTKHLSVHAEEWPFKCEFCVQLFKAKTDLSEHRFLLHGVGNIFVCSVCKKEFAFLCNLQQHQRDLHPDQACTHHELEGSTLRPQNFTDPSKAHLEHLHSLPEDPAETSKEEEEVNDSSEELYTTIKIMASGVKTRDPGVRLGLNQHYPSFKPPPFQYHHRNPTGIGATATNFTTHNIPQTFSTAIRCTKCGKGVDNMPELHKHILACASASDKKRYTPKKNPVPLKQTVQPKNGVMVLDSSGGKNTIRRMGQPKRLNFSVELSKMSPNKLKLNALKKKNQLVQKAILQKNKAAKQKADLKYSVESSSHICPYCNREFTYIGSLNKHAAFSCPKKPPSPSKKKASHSSKRGGHSSPSNSDRSSSSSHRRRTADTEIKMQSTQAPLGKTRARSSGPAPVSLPSSSFRSKQNAKFTAPAKSKKPSSSLRNSSPIRGAKITQAEGKKPKAVAKNHSAQLSSKTSRNLHTRVQKSKAVLQGKSALASKKRTDRFNAKSREHSGGPITRSLQLAAAAADLSDKREDGGRQELKDFSYSLRLATRCTAPTVPYITRQCRSVKATVAAQLQGPLFKE, from the exons atggggaaatgcg ggaagaaaaaaccccaggaaaataaaaacaaaggaaacaaaacagaagacaCACCTCTGAAGACAAGTGAGCCAGATTCCGCCTCTGCAAACATGAGAGATTCTGCAGAAG GTTCCAAAGAAGGGGACAAGAAGCCTTCAGCGTCAGCAGTTGGGCAGACAGCTGTTCTGCAGGAGGAGGTCGGTCAGGATGTGCTTCTGGGGCCAGTAATCCCTCCGCCTGCCTGCGAGCCGCAGACAGGGCCGGACGAGAAGCTGGAGGCAGCACATTGCGAGGTGAACGACttggaggaagatgaggaggaagacGCGGAGGAAGATGAGGAGTTGGAGGAAGACGGGGAAGAAGAAGGTGACACGCCAAATGGCAGTTCTGCAAAAGAGCCAGAAATACGGTGTGATGAGAAGCTGGAAGATTTATTAGAAGAACCAAAAAATATCTCAAAAGAAACTCTCGAAGACTCTCCAGAGGTAACACCTGTGATCAGAATTCTCAAAACTAAGGAAGAGGCCAATGGTGATGTATTTGAAACGTTAATGTTTCCATGTCAGCATTGTGAAAGAAAGTTTACAACCAAACAGGGGCTTGAACGCCACATGCACATCCACATATCCACCATCAACCATGCTTTCAAGTGCAAGTACTGCGGGAAAGCATTTGGCACGCAGATCAACAGGCGGCGGCATGAGCGGCGCCATGAGGCGGGCTTAAAGCGGAAGCCCAGCCTGACACTACAGCCATCAGAGGACCCGGCCGATGGCAGGGCGTCTGGGGACAGTGTCACTCCAAAAGGTAACTCTAGTCCTCCCAGTCTTGGGCAAGACTGTCTGATCCTGAGCTCAGAGAAAGCTTCCCTAGAAGCAGTAAGTTCTGTTGTAGAAGAGAATGGGGACATTAAAGAGCTTCACCCCTGCAAATACTGCAAGAAGGTGTTTGGAACTCACACTAACATGAGGCGACATCAGCGCAGGGTCCACGAACGCCACCTGATTCCCAAAGGGGTGCGGAGGAAAGGGGGCTTCCTAGAAGAGCCGCGGCCCCCGGCAGAGCAGGCCCAGCCCACCCAGAACATCTATGTACCAAGCACAGagccagaggaggagggggaggcagacgaCGTGTACATCATGGACATTTCCAGCAATATCTCTGAAAACCTGAATTACTACATTGATGGTAAAATCCAAACCAGCAGCAGCACCAGTAACTGTGATGTGATCGAGATGGAGTCTGGTTCGGCCGACCTGTATGGCATAAACTGCCTGCTTGCTCCTGTGACTGTGGAAATCACTCAAAGTATAAAGACCACACAGGTTTCCATACCGGACGAGCTCCCAAAAGAGCCTTCCAGCAGTACAAACAGCGAGTCCAAGAGACGGAGAACGGCTAGTCCTCCCGTGCTGCCCCAAATCAAAGCCGAAGCGGGGCCAGAGCCTGCAGCGCCCTCCTGCTCCCTGAGCCTGCCTCTCGGCATGCCCTCCGCGGAGGCCGTGTCCTTCCACAAGGAGAAAGGCATGTACTTGTCATCAAAGCTCAAGCAGCTCCTTCAGACCCAGGACAAACTCTCTCCCCCCCTGGGGATTCCCGTCGCTGAGATCCCCAAGTTGGGtcctctctgtgtgtctgcaCCTGCGTCGATGCTGCCTGTGACCTCGAGCAGGTTTAAGCGGCGGACCAGCTCCCCTCCCAGCTCTCCACAGCACAGTCCTGCCCTCCGAGATTTTGGAAAGCAGAGTGATGGGAAAGCAGTGTGGACCGATGCAGTCCTTAATTCCAAAAAGCCCAAATTAGAAAGTCATAGCAGCTCCCCAGCGTGGAGTTTGTCTGGGAGAGACGAGAGAGAAACCGTGAGCCCACCGTGCTTTGATGAGTACAAGGTGTCTAAAGAGTGGGCCACCAGTTCCACTTTCAGCCACGTCTGCAACCAGCAGCCACTGGATTTGTCTAGCGGTGTCAAGCAGAAGGCCGAGGGAATGGGCAAGGCCCTGGTGCAGTGGGAGTCTGTGCTGGATCTCAGTGTGCATAAGAAGCCTTGCAGTGACTCGGAGGGCAAGGAGCTCAGAGACAGCCTCATGGCGCAGCCAGCCTGCAGCACCCTCAAGAAAAAGAAACCGACCACCTCCATGCTGCAGAAGGTCCTTCTCAATGAGTACAACGGCATGGGTGTGCCTGGCGAGCACACTCCAGACATGACCAGGAGCAGCCCGAGTCCTCGTAAAGCCCCAGACCCCCAAGCAGAGCTTGACCTCGGTCCTGCTGCTGGTTTATCTGCCCCTCCTGTGGAGTCCTCACTTGacgtctctccttctcctccatctcctgcccctcccacacccacccTTCCGGCTGGGCAGCTGCCTCCTCTCTTAATACCCACGCATCCCTCATCCCCTCCGCCCTGCCCTCCTGTGCTGACTGTtgccactcctcctcctccactcctccccaccatccctctgccagagccctgTTCCGGGGCGTCTCCGCCCCCGTGCCCCTCACCGCTCTCAAATGCTGCTGCGCAGTCCCCCCTGCCCATTCTCTCTCCTACCGTGTCGCCCGCTGcatctccccttcctcccatGGAGCCGCTCGTGTCTGCCGCCTCCCCGGGGCCTCCGACActttcatcctcctcctcctcctcttcctcctcctcctcctcttcctcctcttcattttcttcttcctcctcctcctcctcttccccttctccaccGCCTCTCTCGGCCGTGTCTTCCGTTGTTTCCTCTGGGGATAACCTGGAAGCTTCTTTGCCCATGATGTCTCTCAAACAGGAGGAACTAGAGAATGAAGATCAGAAACCCAGGGAAGAGCCCCAGTCTGCAGTTGAACAGAATGTTGTTCAGGAAACATTCAGCAGAACCTTTGTCTGCAATGTCTGTGAATCACCTTTTCTTTCCATTAAGGATTTAACCAAACATTTATCTGTTCATGCTGAAGAATGGCCCTTCAAATGTGAATTTTGTGTGCAGCTGTTTAAGGCTAAAACTGACTTGTCCGAACATCGCTTTTTGCTCCACGGTGTGGGCAATATCTTTGTGTGTTCCGTGTGTAAGAAGGAGTTTGCTTTTCTGTGCAATCTGCAGCAGCACCAGCGAGACCTGCACCCGGACCAGGCGTGCACACACCACGAGCTGGAAGGCAGCACCCTGCGGCCGCAGAACTTCACCGACCCCAGCAAGGCCCACTTGGAGCACCTGCACAGTCTGCCCGAAGATCCTGCAGAAACCtcgaaagaggaggaggaggtgaacGACTCCTCCGAGGAGCTTTACACAACCATAAAAATAATGGCTTCCGGAGTCAAGACACGAGATCCAGGTGTCCGGCTGGGTCTCAATCAGCATTACCCGAGCTTTAAGCCTCCTCCGTTTCAGTACCATCACCGGAACCCCACGGGCATCGGGGCGACGGCCACCAATTTCACTACACACAACATTCCACAGACTTTCAGCACCGCCATCCGCTGTACCAAGTGCGGCAAAGGTGTAGACAACATGCCCGAGTTACACAAGCATATCCTGGCCTGCGCTTCCGCCAGCGACAAGAAGAGGTACACCCCTAAGAAAAACCCAGTCCCCTTGAAACAGACTGTGCAGCCCAAAAACGGGGTGATGGTTTTGGACAGCTCCGGTGGGAAAAACACCATCAGACGAATGGGACAGCCCAAGAGGTTGAACTTCAGCGTTGAGCTCAGCAAAATGTCACCAAACAAGCTCAAATTAAAtgccttgaagaaaaaaaatcagcttgtCCAGAAAGCAATCCTGCAGAAGAACAAGGCCGCCAAGCAGAAGGCCGACCTGAAATACAGTGTGGAGTCCTCCTCGCACATCTGCCCATATTGCAACAGGGAGTTCACGTACATCGGGAGCCTGAACAAGCACGCTGCTTTCAGCTGTCCCAAAAAACCGCCTTCTCCTTCCAAAAAAAAAGCCTCCCATTCATCCAAGAGAGGAGGGCACTCGTCACCATCAAACAGTGAcagaagcagtagcagcagccACCGAAGGCGGACGGCGGACACCGAGATTAAAATGCAAAGCACGCAGGCTCCTCTGGGCAAGACCAGAGCCCGCAGCTCAGGGCCCGCGCCAGTCTCCCTGCCCTCCTCGTCCTTCAGGTCCAAGCAGAATGCCAAGTTCACAGCTCCGGCGAAGTCCAAAAAACCCAGCTCCTCTTTAAGGAACTCGAGCCCGATAAGAGGGGCCAAAATCACTCAGGCCGAGGGGAAGAAACCCAAAGCTGTGGCCAAGAACCATTCTGCTCAGCTCTCGAGCAAGACGTCCCGGAACCTGCACACAAGGGTGCAGAAGAGCAAAGCCGTCCTACAGGGCAAGTCCGCTCTGGCCAGTAAGAAAAGAACAGACCGGTTCAATGCCAAGTCCAGAGAACACAGCGGAGGGCCCATCACCCGCAGCCTCCAGTTGGCAGCCGCCGCCGCCGACCTGAGTGACAAGAGGGAGGATGGCGGCAGGCAGGAGCTGAAGGACTTCAG
- the PRDM2 gene encoding PR domain zinc finger protein 2 isoform X6, with amino-acid sequence MWEVYYPNLGWMCVDATDPEKGNWLRYVNWACSGEEQNLFPLEINRAIYYKTLKPIAPGEELLVWYNGEDNPEIAAAIEEERASARSKRSSPKSRKGKKKPQENKNKGNKTEDTPLKTSEPDSASANMRDSAEGSKEGDKKPSASAVGQTAVLQEEVGQDVLLGPVIPPPACEPQTGPDEKLEAAHCEVNDLEEDEEEDAEEDEELEEDGEEEGDTPNGSSAKEPEIRCDEKLEDLLEEPKNISKETLEDSPEVTPVIRILKTKEEANGDVFETLMFPCQHCERKFTTKQGLERHMHIHISTINHAFKCKYCGKAFGTQINRRRHERRHEAGLKRKPSLTLQPSEDPADGRASGDSVTPKGNSSPPSLGQDCLILSSEKASLEAVSSVVEENGDIKELHPCKYCKKVFGTHTNMRRHQRRVHERHLIPKGVRRKGGFLEEPRPPAEQAQPTQNIYVPSTEPEEEGEADDVYIMDISSNISENLNYYIDGKIQTSSSTSNCDVIEMESGSADLYGINCLLAPVTVEITQSIKTTQVSIPDELPKEPSSSTNSESKRRRTASPPVLPQIKAEAGPEPAAPSCSLSLPLGMPSAEAVSFHKEKGMYLSSKLKQLLQTQDKLSPPLGIPVAEIPKLGPLCVSAPASMLPVTSSRFKRRTSSPPSSPQHSPALRDFGKQSDGKAVWTDAVLNSKKPKLESHSSSPAWSLSGRDERETVSPPCFDEYKVSKEWATSSTFSHVCNQQPLDLSSGVKQKAEGMGKALVQWESVLDLSVHKKPCSDSEGKELRDSLMAQPACSTLKKKKPTTSMLQKVLLNEYNGMGVPGEHTPDMTRSSPSPRKAPDPQAELDLGPAAGLSAPPVESSLDVSPSPPSPAPPTPTLPAGQLPPLLIPTHPSSPPPCPPVLTVATPPPPLLPTIPLPEPCSGASPPPCPSPLSNAAAQSPLPILSPTVSPAASPLPPMEPLVSAASPGPPTLSSSSSSSSSSSSSSSSSFSSSSSSSSSPSPPPLSAVSSVVSSGDNLEASLPMMSLKQEELENEDQKPREEPQSAVEQNVVQETFSRTFVCNVCESPFLSIKDLTKHLSVHAEEWPFKCEFCVQLFKAKTDLSEHRFLLHGVGNIFVCSVCKKEFAFLCNLQQHQRDLHPDQACTHHELEGSTLRPQNFTDPSKAHLEHLHSLPEDPAETSKEEEEVNDSSEELYTTIKIMASGVKTRDPGVRLGLNQHYPSFKPPPFQYHHRNPTGIGATATNFTTHNIPQTFSTAIRCTKCGKGVDNMPELHKHILACASASDKKRYTPKKNPVPLKQTVQPKNGVMVLDSSGGKNTIRRMGQPKRLNFSVELSKMSPNKLKLNALKKKNQLVQKAILQKNKAAKQKADLKYSVESSSHICPYCNREFTYIGSLNKHAAFSCPKKPPSPSKKKASHSSKRGGHSSPSNSDRSSSSSHRRRTADTEIKMQSTQAPLGKTRARSSGPAPVSLPSSSFRSKQNAKFTAPAKSKKPSSSLRNSSPIRGAKITQAEGKKPKAVAKNHSAQLSSKTSRNLHTRVQKSKAVLQGKSALASKKRTDRFNAKSREHSGGPITRSLQLAAAAADLSDKREDGGRQELKDFSYSLRLATRCTAPTVPYITRQCRSVKATVAAQLQGPLFKE; translated from the exons ggaagaaaaaaccccaggaaaataaaaacaaaggaaacaaaacagaagacaCACCTCTGAAGACAAGTGAGCCAGATTCCGCCTCTGCAAACATGAGAGATTCTGCAGAAG GTTCCAAAGAAGGGGACAAGAAGCCTTCAGCGTCAGCAGTTGGGCAGACAGCTGTTCTGCAGGAGGAGGTCGGTCAGGATGTGCTTCTGGGGCCAGTAATCCCTCCGCCTGCCTGCGAGCCGCAGACAGGGCCGGACGAGAAGCTGGAGGCAGCACATTGCGAGGTGAACGACttggaggaagatgaggaggaagacGCGGAGGAAGATGAGGAGTTGGAGGAAGACGGGGAAGAAGAAGGTGACACGCCAAATGGCAGTTCTGCAAAAGAGCCAGAAATACGGTGTGATGAGAAGCTGGAAGATTTATTAGAAGAACCAAAAAATATCTCAAAAGAAACTCTCGAAGACTCTCCAGAGGTAACACCTGTGATCAGAATTCTCAAAACTAAGGAAGAGGCCAATGGTGATGTATTTGAAACGTTAATGTTTCCATGTCAGCATTGTGAAAGAAAGTTTACAACCAAACAGGGGCTTGAACGCCACATGCACATCCACATATCCACCATCAACCATGCTTTCAAGTGCAAGTACTGCGGGAAAGCATTTGGCACGCAGATCAACAGGCGGCGGCATGAGCGGCGCCATGAGGCGGGCTTAAAGCGGAAGCCCAGCCTGACACTACAGCCATCAGAGGACCCGGCCGATGGCAGGGCGTCTGGGGACAGTGTCACTCCAAAAGGTAACTCTAGTCCTCCCAGTCTTGGGCAAGACTGTCTGATCCTGAGCTCAGAGAAAGCTTCCCTAGAAGCAGTAAGTTCTGTTGTAGAAGAGAATGGGGACATTAAAGAGCTTCACCCCTGCAAATACTGCAAGAAGGTGTTTGGAACTCACACTAACATGAGGCGACATCAGCGCAGGGTCCACGAACGCCACCTGATTCCCAAAGGGGTGCGGAGGAAAGGGGGCTTCCTAGAAGAGCCGCGGCCCCCGGCAGAGCAGGCCCAGCCCACCCAGAACATCTATGTACCAAGCACAGagccagaggaggagggggaggcagacgaCGTGTACATCATGGACATTTCCAGCAATATCTCTGAAAACCTGAATTACTACATTGATGGTAAAATCCAAACCAGCAGCAGCACCAGTAACTGTGATGTGATCGAGATGGAGTCTGGTTCGGCCGACCTGTATGGCATAAACTGCCTGCTTGCTCCTGTGACTGTGGAAATCACTCAAAGTATAAAGACCACACAGGTTTCCATACCGGACGAGCTCCCAAAAGAGCCTTCCAGCAGTACAAACAGCGAGTCCAAGAGACGGAGAACGGCTAGTCCTCCCGTGCTGCCCCAAATCAAAGCCGAAGCGGGGCCAGAGCCTGCAGCGCCCTCCTGCTCCCTGAGCCTGCCTCTCGGCATGCCCTCCGCGGAGGCCGTGTCCTTCCACAAGGAGAAAGGCATGTACTTGTCATCAAAGCTCAAGCAGCTCCTTCAGACCCAGGACAAACTCTCTCCCCCCCTGGGGATTCCCGTCGCTGAGATCCCCAAGTTGGGtcctctctgtgtgtctgcaCCTGCGTCGATGCTGCCTGTGACCTCGAGCAGGTTTAAGCGGCGGACCAGCTCCCCTCCCAGCTCTCCACAGCACAGTCCTGCCCTCCGAGATTTTGGAAAGCAGAGTGATGGGAAAGCAGTGTGGACCGATGCAGTCCTTAATTCCAAAAAGCCCAAATTAGAAAGTCATAGCAGCTCCCCAGCGTGGAGTTTGTCTGGGAGAGACGAGAGAGAAACCGTGAGCCCACCGTGCTTTGATGAGTACAAGGTGTCTAAAGAGTGGGCCACCAGTTCCACTTTCAGCCACGTCTGCAACCAGCAGCCACTGGATTTGTCTAGCGGTGTCAAGCAGAAGGCCGAGGGAATGGGCAAGGCCCTGGTGCAGTGGGAGTCTGTGCTGGATCTCAGTGTGCATAAGAAGCCTTGCAGTGACTCGGAGGGCAAGGAGCTCAGAGACAGCCTCATGGCGCAGCCAGCCTGCAGCACCCTCAAGAAAAAGAAACCGACCACCTCCATGCTGCAGAAGGTCCTTCTCAATGAGTACAACGGCATGGGTGTGCCTGGCGAGCACACTCCAGACATGACCAGGAGCAGCCCGAGTCCTCGTAAAGCCCCAGACCCCCAAGCAGAGCTTGACCTCGGTCCTGCTGCTGGTTTATCTGCCCCTCCTGTGGAGTCCTCACTTGacgtctctccttctcctccatctcctgcccctcccacacccacccTTCCGGCTGGGCAGCTGCCTCCTCTCTTAATACCCACGCATCCCTCATCCCCTCCGCCCTGCCCTCCTGTGCTGACTGTtgccactcctcctcctccactcctccccaccatccctctgccagagccctgTTCCGGGGCGTCTCCGCCCCCGTGCCCCTCACCGCTCTCAAATGCTGCTGCGCAGTCCCCCCTGCCCATTCTCTCTCCTACCGTGTCGCCCGCTGcatctccccttcctcccatGGAGCCGCTCGTGTCTGCCGCCTCCCCGGGGCCTCCGACActttcatcctcctcctcctcctcttcctcctcctcctcctcttcctcctcttcattttcttcttcctcctcctcctcctcttccccttctccaccGCCTCTCTCGGCCGTGTCTTCCGTTGTTTCCTCTGGGGATAACCTGGAAGCTTCTTTGCCCATGATGTCTCTCAAACAGGAGGAACTAGAGAATGAAGATCAGAAACCCAGGGAAGAGCCCCAGTCTGCAGTTGAACAGAATGTTGTTCAGGAAACATTCAGCAGAACCTTTGTCTGCAATGTCTGTGAATCACCTTTTCTTTCCATTAAGGATTTAACCAAACATTTATCTGTTCATGCTGAAGAATGGCCCTTCAAATGTGAATTTTGTGTGCAGCTGTTTAAGGCTAAAACTGACTTGTCCGAACATCGCTTTTTGCTCCACGGTGTGGGCAATATCTTTGTGTGTTCCGTGTGTAAGAAGGAGTTTGCTTTTCTGTGCAATCTGCAGCAGCACCAGCGAGACCTGCACCCGGACCAGGCGTGCACACACCACGAGCTGGAAGGCAGCACCCTGCGGCCGCAGAACTTCACCGACCCCAGCAAGGCCCACTTGGAGCACCTGCACAGTCTGCCCGAAGATCCTGCAGAAACCtcgaaagaggaggaggaggtgaacGACTCCTCCGAGGAGCTTTACACAACCATAAAAATAATGGCTTCCGGAGTCAAGACACGAGATCCAGGTGTCCGGCTGGGTCTCAATCAGCATTACCCGAGCTTTAAGCCTCCTCCGTTTCAGTACCATCACCGGAACCCCACGGGCATCGGGGCGACGGCCACCAATTTCACTACACACAACATTCCACAGACTTTCAGCACCGCCATCCGCTGTACCAAGTGCGGCAAAGGTGTAGACAACATGCCCGAGTTACACAAGCATATCCTGGCCTGCGCTTCCGCCAGCGACAAGAAGAGGTACACCCCTAAGAAAAACCCAGTCCCCTTGAAACAGACTGTGCAGCCCAAAAACGGGGTGATGGTTTTGGACAGCTCCGGTGGGAAAAACACCATCAGACGAATGGGACAGCCCAAGAGGTTGAACTTCAGCGTTGAGCTCAGCAAAATGTCACCAAACAAGCTCAAATTAAAtgccttgaagaaaaaaaatcagcttgtCCAGAAAGCAATCCTGCAGAAGAACAAGGCCGCCAAGCAGAAGGCCGACCTGAAATACAGTGTGGAGTCCTCCTCGCACATCTGCCCATATTGCAACAGGGAGTTCACGTACATCGGGAGCCTGAACAAGCACGCTGCTTTCAGCTGTCCCAAAAAACCGCCTTCTCCTTCCAAAAAAAAAGCCTCCCATTCATCCAAGAGAGGAGGGCACTCGTCACCATCAAACAGTGAcagaagcagtagcagcagccACCGAAGGCGGACGGCGGACACCGAGATTAAAATGCAAAGCACGCAGGCTCCTCTGGGCAAGACCAGAGCCCGCAGCTCAGGGCCCGCGCCAGTCTCCCTGCCCTCCTCGTCCTTCAGGTCCAAGCAGAATGCCAAGTTCACAGCTCCGGCGAAGTCCAAAAAACCCAGCTCCTCTTTAAGGAACTCGAGCCCGATAAGAGGGGCCAAAATCACTCAGGCCGAGGGGAAGAAACCCAAAGCTGTGGCCAAGAACCATTCTGCTCAGCTCTCGAGCAAGACGTCCCGGAACCTGCACACAAGGGTGCAGAAGAGCAAAGCCGTCCTACAGGGCAAGTCCGCTCTGGCCAGTAAGAAAAGAACAGACCGGTTCAATGCCAAGTCCAGAGAACACAGCGGAGGGCCCATCACCCGCAGCCTCCAGTTGGCAGCCGCCGCCGCCGACCTGAGTGACAAGAGGGAGGATGGCGGCAGGCAGGAGCTGAAGGACTTCAG